Proteins encoded together in one Bacteroidota bacterium window:
- a CDS encoding glycosyl transferase family 2: PEVWRSKLPLKIKIHATFHLTNNLVFPFIVLAGILNVPLVHIKHAGLHDQYFVFMSVFVFAFIGSFLFYLFSQKDVYPDWQRRLFLFPVFMAGSMGFAVNNSRAVIEGLFKKKSEFVRTPKYNIKDKKDSWTDKKYVPVKISSTVLIEIVLAVYCLFGVLSSLYFLELAAVPFQLLFLLGFSFTATLSIKHAVVGRHLR; the protein is encoded by the coding sequence TGCCCGAGGTTTGGAGATCGAAGCTCCCGTTGAAGATAAAGATTCATGCGACATTCCATCTGACAAACAATCTTGTCTTTCCCTTTATCGTGTTGGCGGGAATTCTGAACGTTCCGCTCGTGCATATCAAGCATGCCGGGTTGCACGATCAGTATTTTGTATTTATGTCGGTGTTCGTGTTTGCCTTCATCGGGTCGTTTCTGTTCTACCTTTTCTCGCAAAAAGATGTGTACCCCGATTGGCAACGACGGTTGTTCTTGTTCCCGGTGTTTATGGCAGGCAGCATGGGCTTCGCCGTGAACAACAGCCGGGCTGTGATCGAAGGGTTATTCAAAAAGAAAAGCGAGTTTGTTCGCACACCGAAGTACAACATCAAGGACAAGAAGGATTCCTGGACAGACAAAAAGTATGTTCCCGTGAAGATCAGCTCGACGGTTTTGATTGAGATTGTGCTTGCGGTGTACTGCTTGTTTGGCGTGCTTTCTTCGTTGTATTTCCTTGAGCTTGCGGCGGTTCCGTTCCAGTTGTTGTTCTTGCTCGGGTTTTCGTTCACCGCTACACTGTCCATTAAACACGCGGTTGTGGGCCGCCACCTGAGATAA
- a CDS encoding tetratricopeptide repeat protein: MPGPINISASFAREAANLLQNNEVQHAMELCMAGIRVFPAYATGYLVLGKCYEAIGKKRDASAQYQEALKRLPDNPTLLSFVKKLDEALQKELQRQMEEQRRTEATGPQSPPPPQPEEVNEETAFDILTKKLRNVKRIQSDASSPPPPPPTPNNVTFATSTMAEIFVKQGNYAEAIAAYKELASRTPDEHYTQRIAELEKLLELKKKE, encoded by the coding sequence ATGCCGGGTCCGATCAATATCTCTGCATCCTTTGCGCGTGAAGCGGCAAATCTTCTGCAGAACAACGAAGTGCAGCATGCAATGGAGTTGTGCATGGCCGGCATACGGGTATTCCCGGCCTACGCGACAGGCTACCTTGTTCTTGGCAAGTGTTACGAAGCGATCGGGAAAAAGCGGGATGCCTCCGCTCAGTATCAGGAGGCACTGAAGCGCCTCCCCGACAACCCCACGTTGCTCTCTTTTGTGAAGAAGTTGGATGAGGCGTTGCAGAAAGAACTGCAAAGGCAAATGGAAGAGCAGCGCCGGACCGAAGCAACCGGACCGCAATCGCCGCCTCCACCGCAACCGGAAGAAGTAAACGAAGAAACTGCGTTCGACATTCTCACCAAGAAGCTCCGGAACGTCAAGAGAATTCAATCCGACGCCTCGTCACCACCCCCTCCCCCGCCGACTCCGAACAATGTCACGTTCGCTACGTCGACAATGGCCGAGATTTTTGTCAAGCAGGGAAACTATGCCGAGGCAATCGCGGCATACAAGGAGTTGGCTTCCAGAACACCCGACGAACACTACACTCAACGGATTGCTGAACTGGAAAAGCTGTTGGAACTCAAAAAGAAGGAGTGA
- the rpsT gene encoding 30S ribosomal protein S20, translating to MANHPSAEKRARSSKRRAERNASAKSRMRSAIKKLRGTKDKTEAAAELKKTVKLLDQLAAKGVIHKNNAANQKSKLTKFVSAKK from the coding sequence ATGGCAAATCATCCATCAGCAGAAAAACGGGCTCGCTCATCGAAACGCAGAGCTGAACGTAATGCATCGGCGAAATCCAGAATGCGTTCGGCAATAAAAAAACTGCGCGGAACGAAGGACAAGACGGAAGCCGCCGCCGAACTGAAGAAGACCGTGAAGCTGCTCGACCAGCTTGCAGCAAAGGGCGTCATCCATAAGAACAATGCAGCAAACCAGAAATCAAAACTGACCAAATTTGTCAGCGCCAAGAAGTAA
- a CDS encoding electron transfer flavoprotein subunit beta/FixA family protein, whose translation MKIVVCVNHVPDTETKIKVGADSRSIDKTGVNFMLSPYDEFAVEEGLRLKEKFGGEITVISLGSDAHKETLRKALAMGVEKAILLKDDAVRDSFGVAKGLAEELKAMSPDIILFGKQSIDYDDAQVGTMVAELLGISSVSVVVKLTIDNGKVVCEREIEGGHETVETSLPCVIQAQRGLNEPRYPSLKGIMSAKTKPIQEKPAAAGELRVESIALRKPEAKAAGKIVGTDKSAVPELVRLLHEEAKVI comes from the coding sequence ATGAAGATTGTTGTTTGTGTAAATCATGTTCCCGATACGGAAACGAAAATCAAAGTTGGCGCGGACAGCAGAAGCATCGACAAGACGGGCGTCAATTTCATGCTCAGCCCCTACGATGAGTTCGCTGTTGAAGAAGGATTGCGGCTGAAGGAAAAATTCGGCGGCGAGATTACTGTGATCAGTCTCGGAAGTGACGCACACAAGGAAACTCTTCGCAAAGCGCTTGCTATGGGGGTCGAGAAGGCCATTCTCCTGAAAGATGATGCTGTGCGCGATTCCTTCGGGGTGGCAAAGGGACTCGCGGAAGAGCTCAAAGCCATGTCTCCCGACATTATTCTTTTCGGAAAACAATCCATCGATTATGATGATGCTCAGGTGGGAACAATGGTCGCAGAACTTCTCGGGATCTCGTCCGTCTCCGTTGTTGTCAAACTGACGATCGACAACGGAAAGGTTGTCTGCGAGCGGGAAATCGAAGGCGGACATGAGACTGTGGAAACGTCGCTTCCGTGCGTCATTCAAGCCCAGCGCGGCTTGAACGAACCGCGGTACCCGTCCCTGAAAGGGATAATGTCGGCCAAGACGAAACCCATCCAGGAGAAACCTGCTGCAGCCGGAGAGCTTCGCGTCGAGTCGATTGCACTTCGTAAACCTGAAGCAAAAGCCGCCGGAAAGATCGTCGGCACGGACAAATCCGCAGTTCCCGAACTCGTACGTCTCCTGCACGAGGAAGCAAAAGTCATCTAA
- a CDS encoding electron transfer flavoprotein subunit alpha/FixB family protein: protein MKILAFAEQRDGKFRKSTFETVQTAKKIAGELNGELVALVIGSGVEGIAGELGNYGAGKVIVAEDPALAQHSNGAYAKVIADVAKTIGADIVFLAASQMGKDIAPRIAVKLGAGLASDCVALKVEGADVIATRPVYAGKALLDVKVTTPVKMFSLRPNVFTATPSQGSATIEKVSVSLQPDDLKTVAKEVKVAAGRPDVTEADIIVSGGRGLKGPEHWHLIENLADVLNAAVGASRAVVDAGWRPHDEQVGQTGKTVAPSLYIACAISGAVQHLAGMSSSKCIVAINKDKDAPIFQIADYGIVGDVFEILPELTAEFKRALGA, encoded by the coding sequence ATGAAAATCTTAGCATTTGCCGAACAACGGGATGGTAAGTTCAGAAAATCGACATTTGAAACAGTTCAAACAGCGAAGAAGATTGCAGGCGAGCTGAACGGCGAATTGGTTGCCCTTGTTATCGGAAGCGGTGTTGAGGGTATTGCCGGTGAGTTAGGAAACTATGGCGCGGGAAAAGTGATTGTTGCAGAGGATCCTGCTCTTGCACAACATTCCAACGGTGCCTATGCAAAGGTCATTGCCGATGTCGCAAAAACCATCGGGGCAGATATCGTTTTCTTGGCCGCCAGCCAGATGGGTAAAGATATTGCCCCGCGCATTGCGGTAAAACTCGGGGCAGGGCTTGCCTCCGATTGCGTTGCACTCAAGGTGGAGGGCGCTGATGTTATTGCCACGCGACCTGTGTACGCAGGCAAGGCGTTGCTCGATGTGAAAGTGACTACACCGGTGAAGATGTTCTCACTGCGGCCGAATGTGTTCACGGCAACGCCCTCGCAGGGCTCGGCAACCATTGAGAAAGTCAGTGTGTCGCTGCAGCCCGATGATTTGAAGACTGTGGCAAAAGAAGTGAAAGTTGCAGCAGGCCGCCCCGATGTAACGGAAGCGGATATTATTGTCTCAGGAGGCCGCGGGCTCAAAGGGCCTGAACACTGGCATCTGATAGAAAATCTCGCCGACGTGTTGAACGCCGCTGTGGGAGCGTCGCGTGCAGTAGTCGATGCGGGATGGCGGCCCCACGATGAACAGGTCGGTCAAACAGGAAAGACGGTCGCCCCGTCGTTGTATATTGCCTGCGCCATCTCGGGGGCTGTGCAGCATCTCGCGGGGATGTCGTCATCAAAGTGCATTGTTGCAATCAACAAGGACAAGGATGCCCCGATTTTTCAGATTGCCGACTACGGAATTGTCGGCGATGTGTTCGAGATTCTGCCGGAATTGACCGCCGAGTTCAAGAGAGCATTGGGCGCGTAG
- a CDS encoding bifunctional nuclease family protein, giving the protein MDKVQVDILGLSTNPASGGAYALILKEVHGNRRLPIIIGASEAQSIALEMEGIKPPRPLTHDLMKNIISSFGAELSDVVIDELRDGTFYAKLNIDSQLIDSRPSDAIALAVRYGVQIFVAAPVMEEAAFIPEEEEEEGLPHARQPRSKSASPPTKMTKLEQLNLQLKEAIEKENYEKAATLRDEIRKLELRD; this is encoded by the coding sequence GTGGACAAGGTGCAAGTTGACATACTCGGTCTTTCGACAAATCCTGCCAGCGGCGGAGCGTACGCCCTCATCCTGAAGGAGGTTCACGGAAACCGGCGGCTGCCGATCATCATCGGCGCGTCGGAGGCGCAATCCATCGCTTTGGAAATGGAGGGCATCAAACCACCGCGCCCCCTGACACATGACTTGATGAAGAACATTATTTCATCCTTCGGCGCGGAGCTTTCCGATGTTGTCATTGATGAATTGCGTGATGGCACCTTCTACGCAAAGCTCAACATCGACAGCCAACTGATCGACTCGCGACCGAGCGATGCGATTGCTCTTGCCGTCCGCTACGGCGTACAAATATTTGTGGCCGCTCCGGTTATGGAGGAGGCCGCGTTTATACCGGAAGAAGAGGAAGAGGAGGGATTGCCGCATGCACGTCAGCCGCGATCAAAATCCGCTTCGCCGCCCACGAAAATGACGAAGCTTGAACAGCTCAACCTGCAGCTCAAAGAAGCCATCGAGAAAGAGAACTACGAGAAGGCGGCAACCCTCCGGGACGAGATACGAAAACTGGAATTGCGTGATTAA
- a CDS encoding pyridoxine 5'-phosphate synthase, producing the protein MRLTINIDHVATIREARGGVEPDPVTAAAICELAGADGIVCHLREDRRHINDRDVRVLRETIKTKLDLEMAATEEIIGIAIETLPELVTLVPEKRQELTTEGGLDVRGNKNYLRDVIEEFHKHDIEVSVFVDPIAEQIGAAHEIGSDMIEIHTGEFANARTEKEQRELLDVVKKAAQLGKELGLAVNAGHGLNYTNIIPFRSIGEIDEVSIGHAVISRAVFVGIERAVQEMRRLVQ; encoded by the coding sequence ATGAGATTGACGATCAATATCGATCATGTTGCAACAATTCGGGAAGCACGAGGCGGAGTGGAGCCCGATCCGGTAACGGCCGCGGCAATCTGCGAATTGGCCGGGGCCGACGGGATCGTCTGCCATCTCCGCGAGGATCGAAGACACATCAACGACCGCGATGTTCGTGTGCTGCGCGAAACGATAAAGACAAAACTCGATCTCGAAATGGCCGCAACAGAAGAGATCATCGGCATCGCGATTGAAACGTTACCGGAGCTTGTGACGCTCGTTCCGGAGAAGCGTCAGGAGTTGACAACTGAAGGAGGGTTGGACGTTCGCGGGAACAAGAACTACCTGAGAGACGTCATCGAAGAATTCCATAAACACGACATCGAAGTGAGTGTGTTCGTCGATCCGATTGCCGAACAGATCGGCGCCGCACATGAAATCGGGTCGGATATGATCGAGATTCATACCGGTGAGTTTGCAAACGCCAGAACGGAGAAGGAACAGCGCGAGTTGCTTGACGTTGTGAAAAAGGCGGCCCAACTCGGCAAGGAGTTGGGACTTGCGGTTAATGCGGGGCATGGACTGAACTATACAAATATCATTCCCTTCCGGTCAATCGGGGAAATAGACGAGGTAAGCATCGGTCATGCAGTGATATCCCGCGCCGTTTTTGTCGGGATTGAGCGGGCAGTACAGGAAATGCGAAGGTTGGTTCAGTAA
- a CDS encoding BMC domain-containing protein — protein MLEYALGMVETRGLVGSIEAADVMVKTANVRILDSEYIRNGFVTVKCIGEVAAVKAAVDAAAAAAQRVGHLIATHVIPRPAEEIESILRGSSPKATAPATNPAPEPKRSVVETIDMFVASSDDDEYKEQLDAMTVHQLRTLAREVGGLGIAGRQISKANKKLLIVELMKKRKGA, from the coding sequence ATGCTTGAATACGCATTAGGCATGGTTGAAACACGCGGGCTTGTCGGATCGATTGAGGCAGCCGATGTTATGGTGAAGACGGCCAACGTGCGAATCCTCGACTCCGAGTACATTCGGAACGGTTTCGTAACCGTGAAATGTATCGGCGAGGTCGCGGCAGTAAAGGCGGCTGTCGATGCCGCGGCAGCGGCAGCTCAGCGGGTTGGCCATCTCATTGCAACGCATGTCATTCCGCGTCCGGCCGAGGAGATTGAATCCATCCTGCGAGGCTCGTCCCCCAAAGCAACCGCTCCGGCAACGAATCCGGCACCCGAACCCAAACGTTCCGTCGTTGAAACAATCGACATGTTTGTGGCAAGCAGCGATGACGATGAGTACAAAGAACAACTGGACGCAATGACTGTTCACCAGCTCCGGACTCTTGCGCGTGAGGTTGGCGGACTGGGTATCGCGGGACGGCAAATCTCAAAGGCCAACAAGAAGCTCCTGATTGTTGAGTTGATGAAGAAACGAAAGGGCGCATAG
- the eutM gene encoding ethanolamine utilization microcompartment protein EutM yields MSLDALGMVETKGLVGSIEAADAMVKAARVTLIGKEVIGGGYVTVMVRGDVGAVKAATDAGAAAAQRVGELVSVHVIPRPHSDVEMILPKRPATK; encoded by the coding sequence CTGTCATTAGACGCGCTTGGGATGGTTGAAACCAAGGGTCTCGTCGGCTCGATTGAGGCGGCTGACGCAATGGTAAAAGCCGCCCGCGTAACACTGATCGGTAAAGAAGTTATCGGGGGCGGGTATGTTACCGTGATGGTGCGTGGCGACGTCGGCGCCGTGAAGGCGGCCACCGATGCCGGAGCAGCGGCAGCGCAGCGTGTGGGCGAGCTCGTTTCCGTTCACGTGATTCCGCGTCCGCATTCTGACGTAGAGATGATTCTCCCGAAGCGGCCCGCAACAAAGTAA
- a CDS encoding YfhO family protein — protein sequence MAKAKKTSPLREQPQRSIFSSLSPVKQDLLCVAFLYLITLVLFRGIVFDDGAFSTGGDTANALTYEKVGNTIAETEGVDPLWMPHFFSGMPTFGNVHYLPHDVSYAQKIVVEILDLLYMNRKWSWFAVYYFFCGVFMFMLLRVWKLSRVAALLGAIAFMLSPYGIALAAEGHGSKLMALSYLPLVFLLTHQVFERRDLLSFGLLCVGIGTLLLTNHLQIVYYVLMVLGFYLLYHIIRDFKENKLLIPKKTALFAGAMVVGLCISSYIYLSVYEYAQYSIRGGGTKGATGGLTWEYATNWSFNPAELLTLLVPSFFGFSSTYVHNWQGQQMGLPLYWGTMPFNTSTVYVGIVPILLAVITLVYKRNTKTLFFALLTVLVLLMSFGKHFGIFYELLFNMLPFFNKFRAPAMILHLIAFTFAVLGAFGFHYLLEEISKDFNREKFKRGLYYTLGVLGVVFLAALTMKASFFELFGFTFTREGESYGAQTAQIIGEFKRIRFELLWNDYVKFVLLAGAAIGSIILYINKAIREGLFAALIIGILLVDLFIIDAKFIDPQPQANLEGSFQPSQTVVFLSQENERLRRQNEWFRVFPLGELYQETSYQYHGLHSVGGYSPAKLKIYQTVVDSCLYNGWDPAFPVNMNVVNMLSARYLVAKGQLPDGFALVHTDAGRGVLTYENRDALPRAFFVKNAVVANDDSEVFRLLNSGEFNPASTGILQAPLNKDIHPPDSSASVQIVDFKSRNIVLKTKNASQSLMVLSEIYYPAGWNAYIDGVQTEIHRTNSILRSVIVPAGEHEVVFKFEPTVYQLGWTLSNAAWGVAVLCVVFGLLRNPSIRARFGRDHKEQAKAQS from the coding sequence ATGGCAAAAGCAAAGAAGACCTCGCCCCTCCGCGAACAGCCGCAACGCTCAATCTTCTCATCGCTCTCACCCGTGAAGCAGGATCTCCTTTGTGTTGCGTTCCTGTATCTGATTACGCTTGTCTTGTTCAGAGGAATCGTGTTTGATGATGGCGCGTTCTCAACCGGCGGCGATACGGCAAATGCCCTGACGTATGAAAAAGTCGGGAACACGATTGCAGAGACAGAAGGCGTTGACCCGCTATGGATGCCTCATTTCTTCAGCGGGATGCCAACGTTCGGCAATGTGCATTACCTGCCGCACGATGTCAGCTATGCCCAGAAAATCGTTGTTGAGATTCTCGACCTCCTGTACATGAACAGAAAGTGGAGTTGGTTTGCCGTGTACTACTTCTTCTGCGGCGTGTTCATGTTCATGTTGCTGCGCGTATGGAAACTCTCCCGCGTTGCAGCCCTGCTCGGGGCAATTGCATTCATGCTCAGCCCCTACGGTATAGCTCTCGCGGCTGAAGGTCACGGCTCGAAACTGATGGCGTTAAGTTATCTGCCGCTCGTGTTTCTGTTGACGCACCAAGTTTTTGAGCGGCGCGATCTTCTCAGTTTCGGTTTGTTGTGCGTCGGCATCGGAACGTTGTTGCTTACCAATCACTTGCAGATTGTCTACTACGTTTTGATGGTGTTGGGATTCTATCTCCTCTATCACATCATCAGGGATTTCAAAGAGAACAAGCTGCTGATTCCCAAGAAGACGGCTCTCTTCGCAGGGGCAATGGTTGTCGGGTTGTGCATTTCATCGTACATCTACCTCTCGGTGTATGAGTACGCCCAGTATTCGATACGCGGCGGCGGAACAAAGGGCGCTACCGGAGGACTTACGTGGGAGTACGCAACCAACTGGTCGTTCAATCCGGCTGAGTTGTTGACACTTCTTGTTCCGTCGTTCTTCGGCTTTTCCAGCACGTATGTGCACAACTGGCAAGGACAGCAAATGGGGCTGCCGCTGTACTGGGGAACGATGCCATTCAATACCTCGACGGTGTATGTCGGCATTGTCCCGATTCTTCTCGCTGTCATCACGTTGGTGTACAAGCGGAATACAAAGACTCTCTTTTTTGCTCTCCTGACAGTACTCGTGTTACTCATGTCGTTCGGGAAACATTTCGGGATTTTCTATGAGTTGCTGTTCAATATGTTGCCGTTCTTCAACAAATTCCGTGCGCCCGCAATGATCTTGCATCTCATCGCGTTCACGTTTGCTGTTCTCGGCGCGTTCGGGTTCCACTATTTGTTGGAGGAGATTTCAAAGGACTTCAACAGAGAGAAGTTCAAAAGGGGATTGTACTACACGCTCGGTGTGCTCGGCGTTGTGTTTCTTGCCGCACTCACGATGAAAGCCTCATTCTTTGAACTGTTCGGTTTCACGTTCACGCGGGAGGGTGAAAGCTACGGAGCACAAACAGCCCAGATTATCGGAGAGTTCAAGAGAATCCGCTTTGAGTTGCTGTGGAACGACTATGTAAAATTCGTTTTGCTTGCCGGCGCGGCAATCGGGAGCATCATCCTCTACATCAACAAAGCAATCAGAGAAGGATTGTTTGCGGCATTGATCATCGGTATTTTGTTGGTAGATTTGTTTATCATCGATGCGAAGTTCATAGACCCGCAGCCGCAGGCAAATCTTGAAGGAAGTTTCCAGCCGAGCCAGACAGTTGTGTTTCTCTCGCAAGAAAATGAGAGATTGAGACGGCAGAACGAATGGTTCAGGGTATTTCCATTGGGTGAATTGTACCAGGAAACGTCATATCAATATCACGGCCTTCATTCTGTCGGTGGCTACAGTCCGGCCAAGTTGAAAATTTATCAAACGGTTGTTGATTCGTGTTTGTACAACGGGTGGGATCCGGCCTTTCCCGTAAACATGAATGTGGTGAACATGTTGAGTGCCCGATATCTTGTTGCAAAAGGACAGTTGCCGGATGGATTTGCTCTTGTACACACCGATGCGGGGCGCGGAGTGTTGACCTACGAAAATCGTGATGCGCTGCCGCGAGCATTCTTCGTGAAGAACGCTGTTGTTGCAAACGATGACAGCGAAGTTTTCCGGTTGTTGAACTCGGGAGAATTTAATCCGGCATCGACGGGCATTCTTCAGGCCCCTCTCAATAAAGACATTCATCCGCCTGACAGTTCTGCAAGTGTTCAGATCGTTGATTTCAAGTCGCGGAACATTGTTCTGAAGACGAAGAACGCATCGCAATCATTGATGGTATTGAGTGAGATTTACTATCCAGCCGGATGGAACGCATACATCGACGGAGTTCAAACCGAGATCCATCGGACGAATTCTATTCTGCGCTCCGTGATCGTGCCGGCCGGGGAGCACGAGGTTGTGTTCAAGTTTGAACCGACGGTATACCAGCTTGGCTGGACGCTCTCAAATGCAGCATGGGGTGTTGCTGTTCTTTGCGTTGTTTTCGGATTATTGAGAAATCCCTCCATTCGTGCCCGTTTCGGGAGAGATCATAAGGAGCAGGCAAAAGCTCAAAGTTGA
- a CDS encoding glycosyltransferase family 4 protein — protein sequence MSVTKRVLIYSEYWSTRGGGEKYMLAIGETLLRAGYEVTLIAQTASFDKDAVSRYFKIDIEAARVHLVDGDLNMLRQHAEEMSGGFDVCFYITNYRFFRSRAHQTFAVLQIPYGHISRVTILVRMLKGDLKEAAKDFLRRDLLKRLHETQAVLVYSKFVSYSLNIIHDIPSTILEPAIDDFLVEGTPKERVILSVGRFFRGLYNDKRYDILIETFKQLYKQLPNTTWQYRLVGSCGSDEASQRYLDELRAAADGLPIYFHVNTPYEDLKRHYNEATIFWHAAGFGVDEQRHPERAEHFGMSTIEAMSAGCVPVVVNRGGQKEIVSHGKTGYLWSSVDELVEHSLSLIADQPLLSSMQTHVRERFRDFGKDRFVRKLLAILEP from the coding sequence ATGTCCGTCACGAAGCGCGTTCTCATCTATTCAGAATACTGGTCAACTCGTGGCGGCGGCGAGAAGTACATGCTGGCAATTGGTGAGACGCTGCTTCGCGCCGGCTACGAAGTTACACTCATCGCGCAAACGGCATCCTTCGACAAGGATGCCGTTTCCCGTTATTTCAAGATCGATATCGAAGCTGCACGCGTCCATCTTGTTGATGGCGATTTGAACATGCTGCGGCAACACGCGGAGGAAATGTCGGGCGGTTTTGATGTTTGTTTCTATATCACCAACTACCGCTTTTTCCGTTCCCGCGCGCATCAGACGTTTGCCGTGCTGCAAATCCCTTACGGACACATTTCGCGCGTCACAATTCTAGTGAGGATGTTGAAGGGGGATTTGAAAGAGGCGGCAAAAGACTTCCTTCGTCGCGATCTTCTGAAACGCTTGCACGAAACACAAGCTGTTCTTGTCTATTCAAAGTTCGTCAGTTACTCGCTCAACATCATTCACGACATTCCCTCAACAATTCTCGAACCGGCAATTGATGATTTCCTCGTCGAGGGAACCCCGAAGGAACGCGTCATCCTCAGCGTCGGCAGGTTCTTCCGCGGTTTGTACAACGACAAGCGGTACGATATTCTCATCGAAACATTTAAGCAATTATACAAGCAATTGCCGAACACTACCTGGCAATACCGGCTTGTCGGCAGTTGCGGATCAGATGAAGCGTCGCAGAGGTATCTTGACGAATTGCGTGCCGCGGCAGACGGGCTTCCCATCTATTTTCACGTCAATACTCCATACGAAGATCTGAAGCGACACTACAACGAGGCAACGATTTTCTGGCATGCAGCCGGATTCGGCGTTGACGAGCAGAGGCATCCTGAGCGTGCGGAACATTTCGGCATGTCCACCATTGAGGCCATGTCGGCGGGTTGTGTTCCTGTCGTCGTCAACCGCGGCGGGCAAAAAGAAATTGTTTCGCACGGCAAAACTGGCTATCTTTGGAGCAGTGTGGACGAACTTGTGGAGCATAGTCTCAGCCTCATCGCCGACCAGCCGCTTCTCTCCTCCATGCAAACCCATGTGAGAGAACGATTTAGAGACTTCGGAAAAGACCGGTTTGTGCGGAAACTTCTCGCCATTCTGGAACCGTAG